The Oikeobacillus pervagus genomic sequence CCGACCGTTAATCCAATTAAAAAGGGGGTAGCCCCTAATGATTTAGCGAGTGGGCTCATAATCGGCAATTGTGAAAATAAATCAAAAAAGGAAAAGAAAATGATGATATAGATAAAAATGCGCATATGTAATAGTAGCCTCCGTAAAAAGATATCCTTCTTCTATCTTCTCTTTTTCAAGGAATTAAGGCAAGAGGAGGACCTGTTTGTTTGAATATTTTCCAAAAAGTTTGTGAAAATTAAATAAATTAATGTTACATAAACCATTTATTTGTTATAATTAAGTAACAATAGGAGGGAGAATTGATGGAAGTTGTTCATCCAATAAAAGAAATCCACCAGATCGATGAAATTAAGACTTTGTTGAAGAAGCAATCAAAGCGAGACTTCTTATTATTTGTACTTGGGATTAATACAGGTATCCGAAGTAGTGATCTCCTTCAAATTAAAGTACGTGATGTCATAACTCCATCTGGTGATATCAAAGAGTTCTACGAATTACCTATACATTCCAAATCAAAAATGAAGAAGATTTATTTGAATGAAAAAGTAAAAAATGCTATTCGACTATATTTAAATGAAACCCCTCTTCAATTAAACGACTTTTTATTCAAATCTAAAAAGGATCCTCATAACCCCATTACAAGACAGCAAGCCTACCGGGTGATCAACCAAGCTGCGAAAGAAGTGGGCATTTCTCATAATGTAGGAACGCACACCCTTCGAAAAACGTATGGATATCATGCTTTTCGAAAAGGAATTGCTATTTCCTTTCTCCAATCCCTATTTAATCATGCAACACCATCTGAGACATTACGTTAAAATTTAGTGAAAGTAGATGTTAATTTATAGGGGGGATGATATGTCAGATCCAATCCTGAACACGGACCACATTATTTTGTTAGTCAGTCTTCTCCTTATCACAGGGGTATTGACGACAAAGTTTTCTAGTCGATTAGGAGTTCCGTC encodes the following:
- a CDS encoding tyrosine-type recombinase/integrase, which gives rise to MEVVHPIKEIHQIDEIKTLLKKQSKRDFLLFVLGINTGIRSSDLLQIKVRDVITPSGDIKEFYELPIHSKSKMKKIYLNEKVKNAIRLYLNETPLQLNDFLFKSKKDPHNPITRQQAYRVINQAAKEVGISHNVGTHTLRKTYGYHAFRKGIAISFLQSLFNHATPSETLR